The following are encoded in a window of Armatimonadota bacterium genomic DNA:
- the carB gene encoding carbamoyl-phosphate synthase large subunit has product MKKILVIGSGPIIIGQAAEFDYAGTQACKSLREEGCEVVLINSNPATIMTDAEMAYAVYIEPLTVDFCERVIAKERPEGLLPTMGGQTGLNLATQLADQGILDKYGVKLLGTPLASIKKAEDRELFRDLMQEIQEPVPESWIVESEDELEAILGKVPYPCIVRPAYTLGGTGGGIAYSEEELREIGRKGLKLSMRGQLMVERSLLGWKEIEYEVMRDAVGNCITVCNMENFDPMGVHTGDSIVIAPSQTLSDIEYHMLRAASLKIINALKIEGGCNVQLAVNPDSFDYYVIEVNPRVSRSSALASKATGYPIARVAAKIAVGKTLDQIQNTVTKTTTACFEPALDYCVVKIPRWPFDKFPSGDRRLSSQMKATGEVMAIDRTFESAFMKAIRGLEVKQKDLRHPRFHGISSMGVPPMSGSGILPEVGVESSGKIEKRRGAYLPHWRSAGAIYVVSFRLDDALPQEVWDAWKEQRDRLMKERPEGVRLPRAAALELKRLYSDNVERLLDAGRGSCLLKQDSNASVVAEALRHFDGERYKLHAYCVMPNHVHAILEPLSLHKLEDILHSWKSFTAKQINKNEGRTGRFWQPEYYDHLIRDEEDYSFQLEYVLSNPERSGLKTWEWVWAIPHDARTTHGQDAHATHGQDARATGFSDADLERAIKEPTDERLWAIAEGLRRGWGIAKVYELSRVDEWFLEKIWELLLIEGRLVMSRVTMGESEDVGQLISEAFRIGYPSPSIKSLLCVTQPDIAALEEAGDCPIPDLMEHDVPLLERLISMCEYIPSIEMCKPKYRRRTGVELFIDHIVLQNPTYRAVQRLSDEAESCGVQGWLPEPLASAECSDYLRFAKEALVQIEKQKIEPVFKMVDTCAGEFESATPYFYGTFETEDDAVAPKTP; this is encoded by the coding sequence ATGAAAAAAATCCTCGTCATCGGCAGTGGGCCGATCATCATCGGGCAGGCCGCCGAGTTCGATTACGCCGGAACTCAGGCTTGCAAGAGCCTTCGAGAAGAGGGGTGCGAGGTCGTTCTCATCAACTCCAATCCGGCGACGATCATGACGGATGCGGAGATGGCCTACGCCGTCTACATCGAGCCGCTCACCGTCGATTTCTGCGAGCGCGTGATCGCCAAGGAGCGGCCGGAGGGGTTGCTGCCGACGATGGGCGGGCAGACCGGGCTCAACCTCGCAACACAGCTTGCCGACCAAGGAATCCTGGACAAATACGGCGTCAAGCTGCTTGGCACGCCTCTCGCCTCGATCAAGAAGGCGGAAGATCGGGAGCTGTTCCGCGACCTGATGCAAGAGATACAGGAGCCGGTGCCGGAGAGCTGGATCGTCGAGAGCGAGGACGAACTGGAGGCGATCCTCGGCAAGGTGCCGTACCCCTGCATCGTCCGACCGGCGTACACCCTCGGCGGAACGGGCGGGGGAATCGCCTACAGCGAAGAGGAACTGCGCGAGATCGGCAGAAAAGGGCTCAAGCTCTCGATGCGCGGCCAACTGATGGTCGAGCGGTCGCTGCTCGGGTGGAAGGAGATCGAGTACGAGGTCATGCGCGACGCGGTCGGCAACTGCATCACCGTCTGCAACATGGAGAACTTCGACCCGATGGGCGTGCACACCGGCGACTCGATCGTGATCGCGCCGAGTCAGACGCTCAGCGACATCGAGTACCACATGCTACGGGCAGCGTCGCTCAAGATCATCAATGCGCTGAAGATCGAAGGCGGCTGCAACGTCCAACTGGCCGTGAACCCAGACAGCTTCGACTACTACGTCATCGAGGTGAATCCGCGCGTCTCCCGCTCGTCAGCTTTGGCCTCGAAGGCGACGGGCTACCCGATCGCTCGCGTCGCGGCGAAGATCGCCGTCGGCAAAACGCTCGACCAAATCCAGAACACGGTCACGAAGACAACAACCGCGTGCTTCGAGCCGGCTCTCGACTACTGCGTCGTCAAGATCCCGCGCTGGCCGTTCGACAAGTTCCCATCGGGCGACCGAAGGCTCTCCAGCCAGATGAAGGCGACCGGCGAGGTCATGGCGATCGACCGCACGTTCGAGTCCGCGTTTATGAAAGCGATCCGCGGACTGGAGGTGAAACAGAAAGACTTGCGACATCCTCGCTTCCACGGCATCAGTAGCATGGGCGTCCCGCCCATGAGTGGCTCGGGCATCTTGCCCGAGGTCGGCGTCGAGAGTTCGGGCAAGATTGAAAAGCGCCGTGGTGCCTACTTGCCTCACTGGAGGTCGGCAGGAGCGATCTACGTGGTTTCGTTTCGGCTCGACGATGCCTTGCCACAGGAAGTCTGGGATGCATGGAAAGAGCAGAGAGACCGTCTGATGAAGGAGAGGCCGGAAGGAGTGCGCTTGCCGAGGGCTGCCGCTCTAGAACTCAAGCGGCTGTACTCCGACAACGTCGAGAGGCTCCTGGATGCTGGCAGGGGTTCCTGCCTGCTAAAGCAGGACTCAAACGCATCCGTCGTTGCCGAGGCCTTGCGCCACTTCGACGGCGAACGGTACAAGCTCCACGCATATTGCGTCATGCCGAATCATGTTCACGCGATATTGGAGCCTTTGAGCCTCCACAAGCTGGAGGATATCCTTCACTCTTGGAAGTCCTTCACAGCGAAACAGATCAATAAGAACGAAGGGCGCACTGGTCGTTTTTGGCAGCCCGAGTATTACGACCATTTGATTCGAGATGAAGAGGACTACTCATTTCAGCTCGAATACGTCTTGTCGAATCCTGAAAGGTCGGGGCTCAAGACATGGGAGTGGGTCTGGGCGATTCCGCACGATGCGCGTACCACTCATGGGCAGGATGCCCATGCTACTCACGGGCAGGATGCCCGTGCTACAGGGTTTAGCGACGCTGACTTAGAGCGTGCTATCAAAGAGCCGACCGACGAGCGGTTGTGGGCGATCGCAGAGGGGCTCCGGCGCGGTTGGGGAATCGCGAAAGTATACGAACTGAGCCGCGTGGATGAGTGGTTTCTTGAGAAGATCTGGGAGCTGCTGCTGATCGAGGGTCGGCTCGTGATGTCGCGTGTCACGATGGGCGAGAGCGAGGACGTGGGGCAGCTCATTAGTGAGGCGTTCCGGATCGGTTACCCGTCGCCTTCCATCAAGAGTCTTCTGTGTGTGACACAGCCAGATATCGCGGCTTTAGAAGAGGCAGGGGACTGCCCGATCCCAGATCTCATGGAGCACGATGTTCCGCTCCTTGAACGGTTGATCAGTATGTGCGAGTACATACCTTCCATCGAGATGTGCAAGCCGAAATACAGGAGGAGAACGGGTGTCGAGCTCTTTATCGACCATATAGTGCTCCAGAATCCCACCTATCGCGCTGTTCAGCGTCTCAGTGACGAGGCCGAAAGCTGCGGAGTCCAAGGATGGCTGCCTGAGCCACTTGCCTCTGCAGAGTGCAGCGATTATCTGAGGTTTGCCAAAGAGGCACTCGTCCAAATAGAAAAGCAGAAGATCGAGCCAGTGTTCAAGATGGTCGATACGTGCGCGGGCGAGTTCGAGTCGGCCACCCCTTACTTTTACGGCACGTTCGAGACCGAGGACGACGCCGTCGCGCCAAAAACCCCCTGA
- a CDS encoding YceI family protein: MRKQLLIIIAVTVSLLSLAFVASKATSFTLKDPKSVNSMRFTLDGRIEQFSGVATGIAGDFTFDPEDVAATRGKIVVQAASLATNVANMTEHMHGPMWLDTEKYPTIEFEIKKITNVKKLDMDDASWSMSVTGDFMLHGVKKSMTIPVRLTHLPGQLRKRNRRAGDLIVLRSAFEIKRSDFGVIGNQTLDIVSDVVKIEFSIGSFARAATK, from the coding sequence ATGCGTAAACAACTGTTGATCATCATCGCCGTAACCGTCTCTCTCCTATCCCTAGCGTTCGTGGCCAGCAAGGCCACGTCCTTCACGCTCAAAGACCCGAAGAGCGTCAACTCGATGCGGTTCACCCTCGATGGGCGGATCGAGCAGTTCTCGGGGGTGGCCACTGGGATCGCGGGGGACTTCACCTTCGACCCGGAGGACGTTGCGGCTACGCGCGGAAAGATCGTCGTGCAGGCGGCCAGCCTCGCGACGAACGTCGCCAACATGACGGAGCACATGCACGGTCCCATGTGGCTCGACACCGAGAAATATCCGACCATCGAATTTGAGATCAAGAAGATTACGAACGTCAAGAAGCTCGACATGGACGACGCCTCGTGGAGCATGAGCGTGACCGGCGACTTCATGTTGCACGGCGTCAAGAAGTCGATGACGATCCCCGTGCGCCTGACCCACCTTCCTGGCCAGCTGCGCAAGCGGAACCGCAGGGCGGGCGACCTGATCGTCTTGCGCTCAGCGTTCGAGATCAAGCGGTCGGACTTCGGCGTAATTGGGAATCAGACGCTCGACATAGTCTCCGATGTCGTCAAGATCGAGTTCTCCATCGGCTCATTCGCCCGGGCCGCGACGAAGTAG
- a CDS encoding zinc-binding dehydrogenase, translating into MKVRAAVLESVGGQFHVQHLDLAEPRVGEVRVRVLAVGVCHSDWHLVTGDTRHPMPLVPGHEGAGVVEEVVPSRESRVPSREPISVGDLVALNWAPNCGSCFYCTHDRPNLCETYVEAVWAGTMLDGTTRLSRKGEPIYHYSALACFAEQCVVPAPCCVKMPADLEPEIAAVIGCAVTTGVGSVINTAQMRSGSSVVVLGAGGVGLSTVMGAVLAGASSIIAVDPLESRRSAALALGATHVLPKAEPEAIRELTEGRGADYVFEAAGTTGLQEVAIDCARPGGVIVFSGLSPVGSETNIPGSTLVRQEKTVMGSYYGTANTAADFPLYARLYKEGKLPIDRLISHRYDLDQINEAYDDMLKGVSVRGVVVF; encoded by the coding sequence ATGAAGGTTCGCGCAGCCGTTCTCGAGTCGGTCGGCGGCCAGTTTCACGTACAGCACCTGGACCTGGCCGAGCCGCGAGTAGGCGAAGTACGCGTCCGCGTGCTGGCGGTCGGCGTCTGTCACTCCGACTGGCACCTGGTGACGGGAGATACCCGACACCCGATGCCGCTGGTGCCTGGGCATGAAGGGGCGGGGGTTGTCGAAGAGGTGGTCCCGAGTCGTGAATCCCGAGTCCCGAGTCGGGAACCCATAAGCGTTGGGGATCTGGTGGCGCTCAATTGGGCGCCGAACTGCGGCTCTTGCTTTTACTGCACGCACGACAGGCCGAATCTTTGTGAGACGTACGTTGAAGCGGTCTGGGCTGGCACTATGCTCGATGGGACGACCCGTCTTTCCCGCAAGGGCGAGCCGATCTATCACTACAGCGCGCTGGCCTGCTTCGCCGAGCAGTGCGTCGTTCCTGCGCCGTGCTGCGTCAAGATGCCCGCCGATCTGGAGCCCGAGATCGCCGCAGTGATCGGGTGCGCGGTGACCACCGGCGTCGGAAGCGTCATCAACACAGCGCAAATGCGCAGCGGCAGCAGCGTGGTCGTGCTCGGCGCTGGCGGGGTTGGCTTGAGCACCGTGATGGGTGCCGTGCTGGCAGGCGCTTCGTCCATCATAGCCGTCGATCCTCTCGAGTCCAGGCGGTCGGCTGCCCTAGCGCTCGGCGCAACGCACGTGCTTCCGAAGGCTGAGCCCGAGGCCATCAGAGAACTGACCGAGGGGCGCGGCGCAGACTACGTGTTCGAAGCGGCCGGCACAACCGGATTGCAAGAGGTGGCTATCGACTGTGCCAGGCCCGGCGGGGTTATCGTGTTCAGCGGCCTTTCGCCGGTCGGAAGCGAGACGAACATCCCGGGCTCGACGCTGGTCCGTCAGGAAAAGACGGTCATGGGCTCGTACTACGGCACAGCCAACACAGCCGCAGACTTTCCCCTCTACGCGAGGCTGTACAAGGAAGGGAAGCTGCCGATCGACCGGCTCATCAGCCACCGATACGACCTGGATCAGATCAATGAGGCGTACGACGATATGCTCAAAGGCGTGAGCGTGCGTGGAGTTGTCGTTTTCTGA
- a CDS encoding redoxin domain-containing protein → MKYTKAIVIASVAAASIAMLGNAPTTGGEAEIGKAAPTFSLTDSNGKAVNLGDFKGKVVVLEWTNDGCPFVVGHYQGGIQAMQKSYKKEGVVWLTIISSAEGKQGYADGKRANGLTKSRKASPSYVLLDPTGKVGHQYDAKTTPQMYVIDKAGVLRYDGAIDGSYSASAAKQKESDQFFTIALDSVLAGEKVKKAKTRPYGCSVKYK, encoded by the coding sequence ATGAAATACACGAAAGCAATTGTAATAGCATCTGTGGCGGCGGCCTCGATCGCGATGTTGGGGAACGCTCCGACCACAGGCGGTGAAGCCGAGATCGGCAAGGCCGCACCGACCTTCTCGCTCACTGACTCGAACGGCAAGGCTGTAAACCTGGGCGACTTCAAGGGCAAGGTCGTCGTGCTGGAGTGGACGAACGACGGCTGCCCCTTCGTCGTGGGCCACTACCAGGGCGGCATTCAGGCCATGCAGAAGAGCTACAAGAAGGAGGGTGTCGTGTGGCTGACCATCATCTCCTCCGCGGAAGGCAAGCAGGGTTATGCGGACGGCAAACGCGCCAACGGGCTCACGAAATCCCGCAAGGCATCCCCGAGCTATGTGCTGCTTGATCCCACCGGCAAGGTCGGACATCAGTATGATGCGAAGACCACGCCGCAAATGTATGTGATCGACAAGGCGGGCGTGTTACGCTACGACGGCGCGATCGACGGATCGTACAGCGCGAGCGCTGCGAAGCAGAAGGAGTCCGACCAGTTCTTCACGATCGCTCTAGATTCGGTGCTAGCCGGCGAGAAAGTGAAGAAGGCAAAGACGCGGCCATACGGTTGCTCGGTCAAATACAAATAG
- a CDS encoding M61 family metallopeptidase: protein MKRLLVFFAVVMLAAVCRPAWYFIAAMPDTKQARVVVVLEDGDTATEFRMPGWAPGDYEMFNYGKKIEQVKFSLNGEQVTAKKGSDVNLWTIEGGANVVEYIVNESRGTFSPNLRVTQDEMFVSGPGVFGWFAGHADEKQTLHVMLNTESAKVACSLDPIDPMQGAASYSAVNYDELIDSPIVVGDNVRIHEFEVHGKSHAIVGYNKSGGVDLKKFEDNARKVVEEAFKLFGELPYDRYYFMFDFGGPGGGLEHLDSTRIGISRRASARQARSIMFHEYFHTFNVKRIRDKALKPFDYTKPAVTGALWWFEGVTSYYAAVFACRAGLISQQEFMNSMGRGLTSLVRNRQFLEVSAYESSRRVWEARGSRGYGISYYAKGQNVGIVLDLAIRGFSNGKYSLDNVMHDLYKETVNGPGFAEDRIRQLCIQYGGEQLGEVYDAAVMRPGPVPITQPMLLTALKMTVGGFKINDIASDAARSIGEVWPFAVPKTPPGNR, encoded by the coding sequence ATGAAAAGGCTCTTGGTCTTCTTCGCCGTTGTGATGCTCGCGGCGGTGTGTCGTCCGGCGTGGTATTTCATCGCAGCGATGCCCGACACCAAGCAGGCGCGGGTCGTGGTGGTATTGGAAGATGGTGACACTGCGACCGAGTTTCGTATGCCCGGATGGGCGCCGGGCGACTACGAAATGTTCAACTACGGCAAGAAGATCGAGCAGGTGAAGTTCTCGTTGAACGGGGAACAGGTCACGGCGAAGAAGGGCAGCGACGTTAATCTTTGGACCATAGAAGGCGGAGCAAACGTGGTCGAGTACATCGTCAACGAGAGCCGAGGCACCTTCAGCCCAAATCTGCGCGTGACGCAAGACGAGATGTTCGTCAGCGGACCGGGCGTGTTCGGCTGGTTCGCCGGCCACGCCGACGAGAAGCAGACCCTACACGTGATGTTGAACACCGAGAGCGCAAAGGTTGCCTGTTCGCTCGATCCGATCGATCCGATGCAGGGGGCAGCTTCATATAGCGCCGTCAACTACGACGAGCTGATCGACTCGCCGATCGTGGTTGGCGACAACGTGCGGATCCATGAGTTCGAGGTCCATGGAAAGTCGCACGCAATCGTAGGCTACAACAAGAGCGGAGGCGTCGACCTTAAGAAGTTCGAGGACAACGCGAGAAAGGTCGTTGAGGAGGCGTTCAAGCTGTTTGGCGAACTGCCTTACGACCGGTACTACTTCATGTTCGACTTCGGCGGTCCGGGCGGCGGGCTCGAGCACCTCGACAGCACTCGCATCGGGATTTCGCGACGCGCGAGTGCCAGGCAAGCCCGTAGCATCATGTTCCACGAGTACTTTCACACGTTCAACGTCAAGCGCATCCGCGACAAGGCGCTCAAGCCGTTCGACTACACGAAGCCGGCGGTGACCGGCGCGCTCTGGTGGTTTGAGGGAGTCACCAGCTACTACGCCGCGGTGTTCGCCTGCCGTGCAGGACTGATCTCGCAGCAGGAGTTCATGAACAGTATGGGACGGGGCCTGACCAGTCTCGTACGGAACAGACAGTTTCTTGAAGTCTCAGCATACGAGTCGAGCCGCCGCGTTTGGGAAGCAAGGGGAAGCCGAGGGTACGGAATCAGCTACTACGCGAAGGGTCAGAACGTCGGCATAGTGCTCGACCTCGCTATCCGAGGTTTTTCAAACGGCAAGTACAGCCTCGACAACGTGATGCACGACCTGTACAAAGAGACCGTGAACGGCCCTGGTTTTGCAGAGGATCGGATTCGGCAACTGTGCATCCAGTACGGCGGCGAACAGTTGGGAGAAGTGTACGATGCAGCGGTGATGCGCCCCGGCCCCGTGCCCATTACTCAGCCGATGCTGCTCACCGCATTGAAGATGACGGTCGGCGGATTCAAGATCAACGACATTGCATCCGACGCGGCGAGGTCGATCGGTGAGGTGTGGCCGTTTGCGGTTCCAAAGACGCCCCCAGGCAACCGCTAG
- a CDS encoding peptidoglycan-binding protein — MGTAFGVRAGSVSGRVWDCGVLVPWIKYKAGDAPVIDPPSSPVYRLKRPLMRGPQVMAIQRALKRLGFDPGPIDGFYGQLTASAVAVFQAVSGVVTDGQAGPITMALLGV; from the coding sequence ATGGGCACAGCGTTCGGCGTTCGAGCGGGCAGCGTGTCTGGCCGGGTGTGGGACTGCGGAGTCCTGGTGCCGTGGATCAAATACAAGGCTGGGGACGCACCGGTCATAGATCCCCCGTCGTCGCCTGTGTACCGGCTGAAGAGGCCGTTGATGCGCGGTCCGCAGGTGATGGCCATCCAACGAGCGTTGAAGCGGCTCGGTTTCGATCCGGGGCCGATCGACGGTTTTTACGGCCAGTTGACGGCGTCTGCGGTCGCGGTGTTCCAAGCCGTCTCCGGTGTCGTCACAGACGGCCAAGCTGGGCCGATCACGATGGCGCTGCTGGGCGTTTGA
- the carA gene encoding glutamine-hydrolyzing carbamoyl-phosphate synthase small subunit produces the protein MPAHLVLADGTVIEGRPLGAEGQTTGEVVFNTGMTGYQEILSDPSYAGQIVLFTYPMIGNYGINDDDFESDRLQPAGIIVREACEKPSNWRSKKTINALLKERGMVGIQGIDTRMLTKRIRSAGVTMGCITTGDPDEAIAHLKTVESYDEQNFVAKVTTEKPYAWGKSFREEIGASDEGYKARVVVLDCGLKFNILRRLANLHVRSIVVPASTSADEVMSYKPDGILLSPGPGDPVQLDEVVETVKSLLGQRPMFGICLGNQMLCRAVGGSTYKLKFGHRGSNHPVKDLLDGTVTITSQNHGYAVHPDSLEGTGAEVTQLNVNDGTVEGIQIASADASSIQYHPEAAPGPWDSRKYFVQFVDRIVGSRV, from the coding sequence GTGCCCGCACACCTCGTACTCGCAGACGGAACGGTGATCGAAGGCAGGCCGCTCGGAGCGGAAGGCCAGACCACCGGCGAAGTCGTTTTCAACACGGGCATGACCGGCTATCAGGAGATCCTCAGCGACCCCTCCTACGCCGGACAGATCGTCCTGTTCACCTACCCGATGATCGGGAACTACGGGATCAACGACGACGATTTCGAGTCGGACCGCCTGCAGCCCGCCGGGATCATCGTGCGCGAGGCGTGCGAGAAACCGAGCAACTGGCGCAGCAAGAAAACGATCAACGCGCTGCTGAAGGAGAGGGGAATGGTCGGCATCCAAGGCATCGACACCCGGATGCTGACGAAGCGAATCCGCAGCGCGGGCGTCACGATGGGCTGCATCACGACAGGCGATCCTGACGAGGCCATCGCCCATCTGAAGACAGTCGAGAGCTACGATGAACAGAACTTCGTCGCCAAAGTGACGACCGAGAAGCCGTACGCCTGGGGCAAGTCGTTCAGGGAGGAGATCGGCGCGTCCGACGAGGGGTACAAGGCTCGGGTCGTCGTGCTCGATTGCGGATTGAAGTTTAACATTCTCCGCCGTCTTGCCAATCTGCACGTGAGATCGATCGTCGTACCGGCGAGTACGTCCGCAGACGAAGTGATGTCTTACAAGCCGGACGGCATTCTGCTCTCACCGGGTCCCGGGGACCCCGTGCAGCTCGATGAAGTCGTCGAGACCGTGAAGTCGCTTTTGGGACAGCGGCCGATGTTCGGCATCTGCCTCGGCAACCAGATGCTGTGCCGCGCGGTCGGGGGCTCGACTTACAAGCTGAAGTTCGGCCACCGAGGGTCGAACCACCCGGTCAAGGACCTGCTCGACGGAACGGTGACGATCACCTCGCAGAACCACGGCTACGCGGTCCACCCCGACTCACTCGAGGGCACCGGCGCCGAGGTGACGCAGCTGAATGTGAACGACGGAACGGTCGAGGGGATTCAGATCGCTTCGGCCGACGCGTCGAGCATCCAGTACCACCCCGAAGCCGCCCCCGGCCCCTGGGACTCGCGGAAGTACTTCGTGCAATTTGTGGATCGGATCGTGGGATCTAGGGTCTAG
- the bamE gene encoding outer membrane protein assembly factor BamE, which translates to MKKLGAGLAVLGVLLMIAVGCGSPADKVKVGMTENQVIDVLGEPMGTVNTDSSGQNRLLYMDVEGEDIMVWFKDGKVTKVDSRETVLSD; encoded by the coding sequence ATGAAAAAACTCGGAGCAGGACTCGCGGTACTCGGCGTTCTCTTGATGATCGCAGTCGGTTGCGGCTCGCCTGCGGACAAGGTCAAGGTCGGCATGACGGAAAACCAGGTCATCGACGTGCTCGGCGAGCCTATGGGGACGGTCAACACGGACAGCTCTGGACAAAACCGACTTTTATACATGGACGTTGAGGGCGAAGACATAATGGTCTGGTTCAAGGACGGCAAAGTGACGAAGGTTGACTCGAGAGAGACAGTGTTGTCCGACTAG
- the bamE gene encoding outer membrane protein assembly factor BamE, producing MKKLAAGLAALGVFLIMAVGCNSSANDSSSSDSGYSTGGVDSSGPVSNDLVRQVRIGMTEQQVRDLLGEPKLLLPMSDPREATWVYDTDAGIQTGVNFLDGKVIYLPWIDGKAQ from the coding sequence ATGAAAAAACTAGCAGCAGGACTCGCCGCACTTGGCGTTTTCTTAATAATGGCTGTCGGTTGCAACTCGTCCGCCAATGACAGCTCGTCCTCTGACAGCGGATATTCCACGGGCGGCGTAGATTCCAGCGGACCGGTATCGAACGACTTGGTAAGACAGGTACGGATTGGTATGACAGAACAGCAGGTTCGAGACTTGCTCGGCGAGCCTAAGCTGTTGTTGCCAATGTCGGACCCCAGGGAGGCGACTTGGGTATACGACACCGACGCAGGCATACAAACGGGAGTCAATTTTCTGGACGGCAAAGTGATTTATCTTCCGTGGATTGACGGGAAAGCCCAGTGA
- the bamE gene encoding outer membrane protein assembly factor BamE: MKKLGAGLAVLGVFLMIAVGCNSSDDGGSSGSGAGSNAQLSDGGESGVQLGMSEQEVRDILGEPSRTMPSSWDEMDAWSYVQADGKKTIVSFDNGRVIDVASSSK, encoded by the coding sequence ATGAAAAAACTCGGAGCAGGACTCGCCGTACTCGGTGTTTTCTTAATGATCGCAGTCGGTTGCAACTCGTCCGATGACGGTGGCTCGTCTGGCTCTGGCGCCGGTTCCAACGCTCAGCTTTCGGACGGCGGCGAGTCGGGGGTACAACTAGGCATGTCAGAACAAGAGGTGCGCGACATCCTAGGTGAGCCTAGTAGAACAATGCCTTCATCATGGGACGAAATGGACGCATGGTCTTATGTGCAGGCAGACGGCAAGAAGACCATCGTGTCGTTTGACAACGGCCGAGTGATTGACGTTGCCTCATCGAGCAAGTGA
- the bamE gene encoding outer membrane protein assembly factor BamE, with protein MKKLGAIFAVLGVFLMIAVGCNSSANDSSSSGSAISTGGANSSVPVSNALVRQVQIGMTEQQVRDLLGEPKLLLPTGDPNAAAWVYDTDGGIQTIVGFVDGKVPYLPSIDGKPQ; from the coding sequence ATGAAAAAGCTAGGAGCAATCTTCGCCGTGCTTGGTGTTTTCTTGATGATCGCAGTCGGTTGCAACTCGTCCGCCAATGACAGCTCGTCCTCCGGAAGCGCAATTTCCACCGGCGGCGCAAATTCCAGCGTACCGGTATCGAACGCCCTGGTAAGACAGGTGCAGATCGGTATGACAGAACAGCAGGTTCGAGACTTGCTCGGCGAGCCTAAGCTGTTGTTGCCAACGGGGGACCCCAATGCGGCGGCTTGGGTATACGACACCGACGGAGGCATACAAACGATAGTCGGGTTCGTGGACGGCAAAGTGCCTTATCTTCCGTCGATTGACGGCAAGCCCCAATGA
- the bamE gene encoding outer membrane protein assembly factor BamE, which yields MKKLGAGLAALGVFLMIAVGCNSSGNDSSSSDGGNSTGGSTSNIQATEALVLQVQVGMTEQEVRELLGEPDRKLPMKDPRHAGWMYTWGSGANDGSVVSFLDGKVGELPQIGNNPR from the coding sequence ATGAAAAAACTCGGAGCAGGACTCGCCGCGCTTGGCGTTTTCTTAATGATCGCAGTCGGTTGCAACTCGTCCGGTAATGACAGCTCGTCCTCCGACGGCGGAAATTCCACGGGCGGCTCGACGTCCAACATTCAGGCAACGGAGGCCTTGGTGTTACAGGTGCAGGTCGGTATGACGGAACAGGAGGTCCGCGAGTTGCTCGGTGAACCTGATAGAAAGTTGCCAATGAAGGATCCGAGGCATGCGGGCTGGATGTACACGTGGGGCTCTGGCGCGAATGACGGATCGGTGGTTTCCTTCCTGGACGGCAAAGTGGGTGAGCTTCCTCAGATTGGAAACAACCCCCGATAA